The following coding sequences are from one Primulina eburnea isolate SZY01 chromosome 15, ASM2296580v1, whole genome shotgun sequence window:
- the LOC140815318 gene encoding LOW QUALITY PROTEIN: 9-cis-epoxycarotenoid dioxygenase NCED2, chloroplastic-like (The sequence of the model RefSeq protein was modified relative to this genomic sequence to represent the inferred CDS: deleted 1 base in 1 codon), with the protein MAQTSSSSWATAHVSQPISTKSHVQLSFTSNTISMRNPTRRAQINCALHAPSLLTFPKTPELDLGTDRSVATPFPQQWNILQKAAAKALDFVESALISRERQNPLPKTSDPRVQIAGNFAPVPEQPVRHNLHVVGTIPECVHGVYLRNGANPLHEPLSGHHLFDGDGMIHAVTIDGKDSIGYACRFTETQRLVQERELGRPIFPKAIGELHGHSGIARLLLFYTRGLFRLLDHSQGIGVANAGLVYFNRRLLAMSEDDLPYQVRINPTGDLETIGRYDFSEQLQNTMIAHPKMDPVSGELFALSYDVVQKPYLKYFKFSTDGKKSPDVEIPLDVPTMMHDFAITENFVVIPDQQVVFKLQEMINKGSPVVYDKNKRSRFGILSKTAQNSEGIIWIECPDTFCFHLWNAWEEPENEEVVVIGSCMTPPDSIFNECTENLKSVLSEIRLNFKTGESKKKPMIPSSEQINLEAGMVNRNLLGRKTRYAYLAIAEPWPNVSGFAKVDLSTGKVEKFIYGDRRYGGEPFFVPRNSSLESEDDGYILSFVHDEKVWKSELQIINAITLKLEASINLPSRVPYGFHGTFISSKDLENQV; encoded by the exons ATGGCACAAACAAGCTCAAGTTCATGGGCTACAGCCCATGTTTCTCAACCAATTTCAACCAAATCTCATGTTCAATTGTCCTTTACTTCTAACACAATTTCAATGAGAAATCCCACAAGAAGAGCTCAAATCAACTGTGCTCTGCACGCACCTTCTCTACTCACTTTCCCCAAGACGCCAGAATTGGACCTGGGTACTGATCGATCGGTGGCCACACCATTTCCGCAGCAATGGAACATTCTACAAAAAGCTGCAGCTAAAGCTCTGGACTTTGTGGAAAGCGCGTTGATTTCACGAGAGCGCCAGAATCCACTGCCTAAAACGTCCGACCCACGAGTCCAAATCGCCGGGAATTTTGCTCCGGTGCCGGAACAACCTGTCCGGCATAACCTTCACGTCGTCGGGACAATCCCCGAATGTGTTCATGGCGTTTATTTAAGAAACGGCGCCAACCCTTTACACGAACCACTTTCCGGACACCACTTATTTGACGGCGACGGCATGATTCATGCCGTCACCATAGACGGAAAAGACTCCATTGGCTACGCTTGCCGGTTCACAGAGACTCAAAGGCTGGTCCAAGAACGTGAGTTGGGCCGGCCCATTTTCCCGAAAGCCATTGGAGAGCTCCACGGGCATTCAGGTATCGCC CGGCTGTTGCTATTCTACACCCGAGGCTTATTCCGGTTGCTGGATCATAGCCAAGGAATTGGGGTGGCGAACGCGGGATTGGTATATTTCAATCGAAGACTTTTAGCGATGTCCGAAGATGATCTTCCTTATCAAGTGCGGATCAATCCCACTGGCGATCTTGAAACAATTGGGCGTTACGATTTTTCAGAGCAATTGCAGAACACGATGATAGCTCACCCCAAAATGGATCCTGTTTCTGGGGAGCTTTTTGCTTTGAGCTACGACGTCGTCCAGAAGCCATACCTCAaatacttcaaattctcaaccgATGGAAAGAAATCACCAGATGTAGAGATACCGCTAGATGTCCCCACCATGATGCACGATTTCGCCATAACTGAAAATTTTGTAGTAATTCCCGACCAGCAAGTGGTGTTCAAGCTTCAAGAGATGATCAACAAGGGCTCCCCAGTTGTATATGACAAGAACAAGAGATCCAGATTCGGAATCTTATCAAAAACTGCCCAAAATTCTGAAGGCATAATATGGATTGAGTGTCCGGATACCTTTTGCTTTCACTTGTGGAATGCTTGGGAGGAGCCGGAGAACGAAGAAGTGGTGGTGATCGGCTCATGCATGACTCCGCCCGACTCCATTTTCAACGAATGCACTGAAAATTTGAAGAGCGTTTTATCAGAAATCCGGTTGAATTTTAAAACCGGGGAATCAAAAAAGAAGCCCATGATCCCATCCTCTGAACAAATAAATTTAGAGGCAGGAATGGTGAACAGGAACCTGCTCGGCAGAAAAACAAGGTACGCTTATCTTGCCATTGCTGAGCCATGGCCCAATGTTTCAGGTTTCGCAAAAGTCGACCTTTCAACAGGTAAAGTCGAGAAATTCATCTACGGCGACCGAAGATACGGCGGGGAGCCGTTTTTTGTGCCAAGAAATTCGAGTTTAGAAAGTGAAGATGATGGGTATATTCTTTCATTCGTGCATGATGAAAAAGTGTGGAAATCAGAGCTACAGATCATAAACGCGATTACACTAAAGCTGGAAGCTTCGATAAATCTTCCGTCGAGAGTTCCATACGGATTTCACGGCACATTCATAAGCTCTAAGGACTTAGAAAATCAAGTGTAG